A genomic region of Fundidesulfovibrio terrae contains the following coding sequences:
- a CDS encoding HlyD family secretion protein yields MIRTLAVLACVAGTLINPVAALNEEAVVSRIPQEGKWVAAAGRVEPVSEEMRLGFDIPGKIREVFVEEGDTVRKGQVVARLVDDDIQARLGQAQANVRVYKAALDKVVVGARPMERAESAQAFREARHVMHNAQLEYERRAKLVAQGVISREEADRSEKDFLVAQQEANRARERFHLVDDPTREEDVRRAEAEYSQALAQLEEAQAFVDKALVHSPIDGVVLRKHRRAGEMVSTNFDTPVATVGDVSTLRVRADVDEKDVAKVKVGQRAYAVADAYGDKRFEGKVIRIARMLGRKNVRTDDPAERMDTKVLETLIEFAPGTSLPVGMRMDVFILLDGQ; encoded by the coding sequence GCGGTGCTGGCCTGCGTGGCGGGCACCTTGATCAATCCTGTCGCCGCTCTCAACGAAGAGGCAGTGGTCAGCCGCATCCCGCAGGAGGGCAAGTGGGTGGCCGCCGCCGGCCGCGTCGAGCCCGTGAGCGAGGAGATGCGCCTGGGCTTCGACATTCCCGGCAAGATCCGCGAGGTCTTCGTCGAGGAAGGCGACACCGTGCGCAAGGGCCAGGTTGTGGCCCGGCTGGTGGACGACGACATCCAGGCCCGGCTGGGCCAGGCCCAGGCCAACGTGAGGGTGTACAAGGCCGCGCTGGACAAGGTCGTGGTCGGAGCGCGCCCCATGGAACGGGCCGAGTCGGCCCAGGCCTTCCGGGAGGCCAGGCACGTGATGCACAACGCCCAGTTGGAGTATGAGCGCCGGGCCAAGCTGGTGGCCCAGGGAGTGATTTCGCGCGAGGAGGCCGACCGGTCCGAAAAGGATTTTCTGGTGGCCCAGCAGGAGGCCAACCGGGCCAGGGAGCGCTTCCACCTGGTGGACGATCCCACCCGCGAGGAGGACGTGCGCCGCGCCGAAGCCGAATACTCCCAGGCGCTGGCCCAGCTGGAAGAGGCCCAGGCGTTCGTGGACAAGGCCCTGGTCCATTCGCCCATAGACGGCGTGGTGCTGCGCAAGCACCGCCGCGCGGGCGAGATGGTCTCCACCAACTTCGACACCCCCGTGGCCACTGTGGGGGACGTCTCCACCCTTCGCGTACGAGCCGACGTGGACGAGAAGGACGTGGCCAAGGTGAAGGTGGGGCAGAGGGCCTACGCGGTTGCCGACGCCTATGGCGACAAGCGCTTCGAGGGCAAGGTGATCCGCATCGCCCGCATGCTCGGGCGAAAGAACGTGCGCACCGACGATCCGGCGGAGCGCATGGACACCAAGGTACTGGAGACCCTGATCGAGTTCGCGCCGGGCACGTCCCTTCCCGTGGGGATGCGCATGGACGTGTTCATCCTGCTGGACGGGCAGTAA
- a CDS encoding ABC transporter ATP-binding protein, whose protein sequence is MSTTLIEIDDLRKSFQGKTVLAGVNLSIPAGGLTAVIGKSGEGKSVLLKHIMGLMRPDSGDVRFEGRALGAMSHAERRGLKSVMSYMFQGMALFDSLTVYDNIALPLREKLRLRESEVRTRVERKLAELDLSEVPGKFPSQLSGGMQKRVALARSLVTEPRIVLFDEPTTGLDPLRKWGVFKLIDESRRTFGFTAVMVSHDIPDVFTIADTVALLDGGKIVFSGTSKEAMESDHPVLKAFMPGETALSGGYVPE, encoded by the coding sequence GTGTCCACGACTCTCATCGAAATAGACGATCTCAGGAAATCCTTCCAGGGCAAGACGGTGCTTGCCGGCGTGAACCTGTCCATCCCGGCCGGGGGGCTCACCGCCGTCATCGGCAAGAGCGGGGAAGGCAAGAGCGTGCTGCTCAAGCACATCATGGGGCTCATGCGTCCGGATTCGGGCGACGTGCGCTTCGAAGGCCGCGCCCTGGGGGCGATGTCCCATGCCGAGCGGCGCGGGCTCAAGTCGGTGATGTCCTACATGTTCCAGGGCATGGCCCTGTTCGATTCGCTCACGGTGTACGACAACATCGCCCTGCCGCTGCGCGAGAAGCTGCGCCTGCGCGAGTCCGAGGTGCGCACGCGCGTGGAGCGGAAGCTCGCAGAGCTCGACCTTTCCGAGGTGCCCGGCAAGTTCCCGTCGCAGCTTTCCGGCGGCATGCAGAAACGCGTGGCCCTGGCCAGGTCGCTGGTGACGGAGCCCAGGATCGTGCTCTTCGACGAGCCCACCACCGGGCTCGATCCCTTGCGCAAGTGGGGGGTGTTCAAGCTCATCGACGAGTCGCGCCGGACCTTCGGGTTCACCGCGGTCATGGTCAGCCACGACATTCCGGACGTGTTCACAATTGCGGACACGGTGGCCCTGCTGGACGGGGGAAAGATCGTCTTTTCGGGGACTTCCAAAGAGGCGATGGAGTCGGACCACCCGGTGCTCAAGGCCTTCATGCCGGGCGAGACGGCCCTTTCAGGCGGCTACGTGCCGGAATAA
- a CDS encoding glycosyltransferase family 1 protein, giving the protein MRVLHFSITPLAGMPVRLVQALNRHTGVDARLVDLKRFGLYDHDLVFVESPEEALDLAWEADVIHLHNYLDYGSKAFGRIDFGELARAGKRIVRQFHSSPDLVAQVMGITPEALLAQDIPAIAIAQYPERLYPKAMVVPNFVPETDEAYLPTSKPPRWDVFYSPTKDLSAWADRWSTKGMPEATAVIEGVAKRTGCRAKIITGLPLAEALALKRASRIVVDDLVTGSYHLTGLEGLAQGKCVLSFLDERSLALLRHFSGADAHPFVNVRLEDAAEALEYLVREPELTRELGAQGRRWLNDHWPEECMVRFYEHVYELLLEDPDLVRRQPEFSLESDTRYFLFRTLPDLTYRSRAKRWTMPA; this is encoded by the coding sequence ATGAGGGTTCTGCATTTTTCCATCACCCCCCTGGCGGGCATGCCCGTACGTCTCGTCCAGGCCCTGAATCGCCACACCGGGGTTGACGCTCGCCTGGTGGACCTCAAGCGCTTCGGCCTCTACGACCACGACCTGGTGTTCGTCGAATCACCCGAAGAGGCCCTGGACCTGGCCTGGGAAGCCGACGTCATCCATCTGCACAACTACCTGGACTACGGCTCCAAGGCCTTCGGCCGCATCGACTTCGGGGAACTGGCCCGCGCGGGCAAGCGCATCGTGCGCCAGTTCCACTCCTCGCCGGACCTCGTGGCCCAGGTCATGGGAATCACCCCCGAAGCCCTGCTGGCCCAGGACATCCCGGCAATCGCCATCGCCCAGTACCCCGAGCGCCTCTACCCCAAGGCCATGGTGGTCCCCAATTTCGTGCCCGAGACCGACGAAGCCTACCTGCCCACCTCCAAGCCACCGCGCTGGGACGTCTTCTACAGCCCCACCAAGGACTTAAGCGCCTGGGCCGACCGCTGGAGCACCAAGGGCATGCCCGAGGCCACCGCCGTCATCGAAGGCGTCGCCAAGCGCACGGGCTGCCGCGCGAAGATCATCACCGGCCTGCCGCTGGCCGAGGCCCTGGCCCTCAAGCGGGCCAGCCGCATCGTTGTGGACGACCTGGTCACGGGCAGCTACCACCTCACCGGCCTGGAGGGCCTGGCTCAGGGCAAATGCGTGCTGTCTTTTTTAGACGAACGCTCGCTGGCCCTTTTACGGCATTTTTCCGGTGCGGACGCCCACCCCTTCGTCAACGTGCGCCTGGAGGACGCCGCCGAGGCCCTCGAATACCTCGTGCGCGAGCCGGAACTCACCCGCGAACTCGGCGCGCAGGGGCGGCGCTGGCTTAACGACCACTGGCCCGAGGAGTGCATGGTGCGCTTCTACGAACACGTCTACGAGCTGCTCCTGGAAGACCCGGACTTGGTGCGGCGCCAGCCCGAATTCTCCCTGGAGAGCGACACCAGGTATTTCCTTTTCCGCACCCTGCCCGACCTCACCTATCGATCCAGGGCCAAGCGATGGACCATGCCCGCATGA
- a CDS encoding DedA family protein produces MEILSQFIWMLGHVKEALEQIVTNYGAWAYLVLFLVIFCETGLVVTPFLPGDSLLFIIGAFCGAGSLDPVLTVGLLMAAAIMGDNTNYWIGRTLGPAVFKREDSKLLNKKHLEKTHAFYEKHGGKTIVIARFMPIVRTFAPFVAGIGKMSYAKFLSFSIGGGMLWIGGLIGLGYFVGDLPLVKNNFNKVIYLIVFVSILPGIIEFLKAKRAACRATR; encoded by the coding sequence ATGGAAATCTTGAGCCAGTTCATCTGGATGCTCGGCCACGTCAAGGAAGCGCTGGAGCAGATCGTCACCAACTACGGCGCCTGGGCCTACCTGGTGCTTTTCCTGGTGATCTTCTGCGAGACGGGGCTTGTGGTGACGCCCTTCCTGCCAGGCGATTCGCTCCTGTTCATCATCGGCGCGTTCTGCGGCGCGGGCAGCCTGGACCCGGTGCTGACCGTCGGCCTTCTCATGGCGGCGGCGATCATGGGCGACAACACCAACTATTGGATCGGGCGCACGCTCGGCCCCGCGGTGTTCAAGCGCGAGGACAGCAAGCTGCTCAACAAGAAGCACCTGGAGAAGACCCACGCCTTCTACGAGAAGCACGGCGGCAAAACCATCGTGATCGCGCGCTTCATGCCCATCGTGCGGACCTTCGCGCCGTTCGTGGCGGGCATCGGCAAGATGAGCTACGCCAAATTCCTGTCGTTCTCCATCGGCGGGGGCATGCTGTGGATCGGCGGGCTCATCGGCCTGGGCTACTTCGTGGGCGACCTGCCGCTGGTGAAGAACAACTTCAACAAGGTGATCTACCTGATCGTCTTCGTGTCCATCCTGCCGGGCATCATCGAATTCCTCAAGGCCAAGCGCGCCGCCTGCCGGGCCACGCGCTAG
- a CDS encoding N-acetylneuraminate synthase family protein: MKTLPPPIRLKSGTIIGRGYPCFVVAEIGNNHQGDVAIARRMVEEAARAGVQAVKFQKRDMNAMFTDEGLQMPYSGPNSFGQTYGEHRLALELPIEDMVELKALAESLGMVFFASGWDQISLGELIDLDVEILKIGSADMVNIPLLRQAGATRLPVILSTGMSSLDEVDVAVNELRRFHNDIILMHCNSTYPCPDECVGLPVMAELAKRYNLSVGYSGHERGIGPSVAAAALGACVVERHFTLDRTLRGTDHQASLDPAGFAQMVSLIREAEAAMTVCRKEVFETERKVAVKLRKSVVFARDLPAGHVLCEADLTVKCPGQGVSPIHWDDILGRTLVAAVRHEDLVQWDQLAPTGSAPRSVGEELPQALSR; encoded by the coding sequence ATGAAGACCCTGCCCCCCCCCATCCGGCTCAAGTCCGGAACGATCATCGGCCGTGGATACCCCTGCTTCGTGGTCGCCGAAATCGGCAACAACCACCAGGGAGACGTGGCCATCGCCCGACGGATGGTGGAAGAGGCCGCCCGAGCCGGGGTGCAGGCCGTCAAGTTCCAGAAGCGCGACATGAACGCCATGTTCACCGACGAAGGGCTCCAGATGCCCTACTCCGGCCCCAACAGCTTCGGCCAGACCTACGGCGAGCACCGCCTGGCCCTGGAACTGCCCATCGAGGACATGGTGGAGCTCAAGGCCCTGGCCGAATCCCTGGGCATGGTCTTCTTCGCCTCGGGATGGGACCAGATCAGCCTGGGCGAACTCATCGACCTCGACGTGGAGATACTGAAGATCGGCTCCGCCGACATGGTGAACATCCCGCTCTTGCGCCAGGCCGGAGCCACGCGCCTGCCCGTGATCCTCTCCACCGGCATGAGCAGCCTGGACGAGGTGGACGTGGCCGTGAACGAGCTGCGTCGCTTCCACAACGACATCATCCTCATGCACTGCAACTCCACCTATCCCTGCCCCGACGAGTGCGTGGGCCTGCCGGTCATGGCCGAGCTAGCCAAGCGCTACAATCTGAGCGTGGGCTATTCGGGCCACGAGCGCGGCATCGGCCCCAGCGTCGCCGCCGCCGCCCTGGGCGCCTGCGTGGTGGAACGCCATTTCACCCTGGACCGCACCCTGCGCGGCACCGACCACCAGGCTTCCCTGGACCCGGCCGGATTCGCCCAGATGGTCTCGCTCATCCGCGAGGCCGAGGCGGCCATGACCGTGTGCCGCAAGGAAGTCTTCGAGACCGAGCGCAAGGTGGCCGTGAAGCTGCGCAAGAGCGTGGTCTTCGCCCGCGACCTGCCCGCCGGACACGTGCTCTGCGAGGCCGACCTTACCGTCAAGTGCCCCGGACAGGGCGTAAGCCCCATCCATTGGGACGATATCCTGGGCCGCACCCTGGTGGCCGCCGTGCGCCACGAGGACCTGGTCCAGTGGGACCAGCTGGCCCCCACCGGCAGCGCCCCACGCTCCGTGGGCGAGGAACTGCCCCAGGCCTTAAGCCGCTAG
- a CDS encoding winged helix-turn-helix transcriptional regulator, with amino-acid sequence MFLVNKTYYRPSKTARYLAILDTLAQDSMVSQNELGRRANLSGAMVNQYLKEMVDNELIEYERVNGKSFRYLLTGEGEARRQAMFSNFSSETVQIYTALKKAIAGKLSALTARGMSKLILFGASETCEIVLQALQAAGGFEVMALVDNDPAKAGKFLGGHVISPPVVLGSLRPQAAVITSFGFQDEIYGQLRALYEQHNVEIIRL; translated from the coding sequence ATGTTCCTGGTGAACAAGACCTACTACCGGCCGAGCAAGACGGCCAGATACCTGGCCATCCTCGACACCCTGGCTCAGGACAGCATGGTGAGCCAGAACGAACTGGGACGCCGGGCCAACCTTTCCGGGGCCATGGTGAACCAATACCTCAAGGAGATGGTGGACAACGAACTCATCGAATACGAGCGGGTGAACGGAAAAAGTTTCCGCTATCTGCTCACCGGTGAAGGCGAGGCCCGCAGACAGGCCATGTTCTCCAATTTCTCCTCGGAAACGGTCCAGATTTACACCGCGCTCAAGAAGGCCATCGCGGGGAAGCTCTCGGCCCTCACGGCACGGGGGATGAGCAAGCTCATCCTGTTCGGAGCGTCCGAGACCTGCGAGATCGTGCTCCAGGCGCTCCAGGCCGCCGGCGGCTTCGAGGTCATGGCCCTGGTGGACAACGATCCGGCCAAGGCCGGCAAATTTCTCGGCGGGCACGTCATATCCCCGCCCGTGGTGCTCGGTTCTCTGCGGCCTCAGGCCGCCGTGATCACCTCCTTCGGCTTTCAGGACGAGATCTACGGGCAACTCCGGGCACTGTACGAGCAGCACAACGTGGAGATCATACGCTTATGA